In one Cloacibacillus porcorum genomic region, the following are encoded:
- a CDS encoding Na+/H+ antiporter NhaC family protein: MKALLKLTPICVIAGLMLSGMDILLAAPLSFMYAVIVAMIVDRYKFQDCLDAALDNLKHFLIVFLILQAAYAVAECFMATGVAASVINMSLAAGLNAKVLAVVALLVTSVLSIATGTSWGTFAACAPIFLWLNHIVGGNIALTVGAIAGGSCFGDNIGLISDTTIVSSGIQQVEIIKRVRHQGVWSLLCLIASAVVFYFIGVSMGLPSTTGQAADAIAQIPKEVWTALAEERPSAVTLLELVKQGVPVYMVIPLIIVLVTAVMGYSTLICLGSGIVSSLAFGLMAGTVTSITEFLDLVYTGFSDAGGWSIAMMLWVGAFGGVMRLMNAFDPVAALISRMVHKVRHLIFANGILCLLGNAALSDEMAQIVTIGPIIKNITEENVVGSKEDMYTLALRNATMSDAMGVLGSQLVPWHCYMGFFLGISASVYPLATALSVGQIITHNYMAWIAVGSMLVLTFTGWDRFIPLFKLPAEPQVYLKSEAAKYGK; this comes from the coding sequence ATGAAAGCTTTGTTGAAACTTACGCCTATATGTGTTATAGCGGGTCTTATGCTCTCTGGGATGGACATTCTTCTTGCCGCGCCGCTCTCGTTTATGTACGCGGTCATCGTTGCGATGATCGTTGACCGTTACAAGTTCCAGGACTGCCTTGATGCGGCTCTTGACAACCTGAAACACTTCCTGATCGTTTTCCTCATTCTCCAGGCCGCCTACGCCGTCGCCGAATGCTTTATGGCTACCGGCGTTGCCGCCTCCGTCATCAACATGTCGCTTGCCGCGGGGCTCAACGCGAAAGTTCTCGCCGTCGTTGCCCTGCTCGTCACCTCCGTCCTCTCGATAGCTACTGGGACCTCGTGGGGAACGTTTGCTGCCTGCGCGCCGATCTTCCTCTGGCTTAACCATATCGTCGGCGGCAACATCGCGCTTACCGTCGGCGCCATCGCCGGCGGCTCCTGCTTCGGCGACAACATTGGGCTTATCTCCGATACGACGATCGTCAGCTCCGGTATCCAGCAGGTCGAAATAATCAAGAGAGTCCGCCACCAGGGAGTCTGGTCGCTGCTCTGCCTCATCGCCTCGGCCGTAGTCTTCTACTTCATCGGCGTCAGCATGGGACTGCCAAGCACGACCGGACAGGCCGCCGACGCCATCGCGCAGATACCGAAAGAGGTCTGGACGGCTCTGGCAGAGGAGCGTCCCTCGGCTGTCACGCTGCTTGAGCTTGTGAAACAGGGAGTCCCCGTCTACATGGTGATCCCGCTCATCATCGTTCTCGTCACCGCCGTCATGGGTTACAGCACGCTGATCTGCCTTGGCTCGGGTATCGTCTCCTCGCTGGCATTTGGCCTCATGGCCGGCACGGTCACCAGCATCACGGAGTTCCTTGACCTTGTCTACACCGGTTTCTCCGACGCTGGCGGCTGGTCGATCGCGATGATGCTCTGGGTTGGGGCCTTCGGCGGCGTTATGCGGCTGATGAACGCCTTTGACCCCGTTGCCGCGCTGATCTCGCGCATGGTCCACAAGGTCCGCCACCTTATTTTCGCCAACGGCATCCTCTGCCTGCTCGGCAACGCGGCGCTCTCCGATGAAATGGCGCAGATCGTAACCATCGGCCCGATCATTAAGAACATCACGGAAGAAAACGTTGTCGGTTCCAAAGAGGATATGTACACGCTGGCCCTGAGAAACGCGACCATGTCCGACGCGATGGGCGTTCTCGGCTCGCAGCTCGTCCCCTGGCACTGCTACATGGGATTCTTCCTCGGTATCAGCGCCTCCGTTTATCCTCTTGCCACTGCCCTCTCCGTGGGACAGATAATCACCCACAACTACATGGCCTGGATAGCAGTCGGCTCGATGCTCGTTCTCACCTTCACCGGCTGGGACCGCTTCATCCCGCTCTTCAAGCTCCCCGCGGAGCCGCAGGTCTATCTTAAGAGCGAAGCGGCGAAATACGGGAAATAG
- a CDS encoding SDR family NAD(P)-dependent oxidoreductase has translation MARYEELAGKRVLVTGAASGIGLATAQVFARQGARVFVVDYNQKAAEQVMAENPDFAGYYVGDVSKEEDVQSAFKKMDETLGGIDVLISNAGISIRADFVDISYEQWKKVIDINLNGMFLCAREAARRMTAQKSGVILMTASTNGTEGHRWYTDYNASKAGVILLTKSMALELAPVVRVNCVCPGYVLTPMQKAEYTEEMLAKVNEGIPMKRHAEPEEIGKLYAFLASDDAKYITGADIRIDGGETAGLY, from the coding sequence ATGGCACGTTATGAAGAACTTGCGGGAAAAAGGGTCCTGGTAACGGGAGCGGCTAGCGGCATCGGACTTGCTACCGCGCAGGTATTCGCGCGGCAGGGAGCCAGGGTGTTCGTCGTGGACTACAACCAGAAGGCGGCCGAACAGGTGATGGCGGAAAACCCGGACTTTGCCGGATATTATGTCGGCGATGTCAGCAAAGAAGAGGATGTGCAGAGCGCCTTCAAAAAAATGGACGAAACGCTCGGCGGCATAGACGTCCTCATCTCAAACGCCGGTATCAGTATCAGGGCAGATTTCGTAGACATCTCCTATGAGCAGTGGAAAAAGGTAATCGATATCAACCTCAACGGCATGTTCCTCTGTGCGCGTGAAGCGGCGCGGCGCATGACGGCCCAGAAGAGCGGCGTCATCCTCATGACCGCCTCTACGAACGGCACCGAAGGGCACCGCTGGTATACGGACTACAACGCCTCAAAGGCCGGAGTGATTCTGCTGACAAAGAGTATGGCCCTCGAACTGGCCCCCGTCGTGCGCGTAAACTGCGTATGCCCAGGCTACGTCCTCACCCCCATGCAGAAGGCCGAATACACCGAAGAGATGCTCGCGAAGGTGAACGAAGGCATCCCGATGAAACGCCACGCCGAACCGGAAGAGATCGGCAAGCTCTACGCTTTCCTTGCCTCGGACGACGCGAAATACATAACCGGAGCCGACATCAGGATAGACGGCGGCGAAACAGCTGGGCTTTACTAA
- a CDS encoding ATP-NAD kinase family protein produces MKIGFLINPVAGMGGKVALKGTDGEETLRRALELGAVPMAGTRAEEAVKEFAENAGDCRFYSPSGGMGADLLKSYGLETELLFDPSTHTTPADTKRAAEMMLERGVGLVVFAGGDGTARDICSVIGERLPVVGIPAGVKIHSGVYAKRPKDAGLLINNFLLGKVKRFTTAEVVDIDEEAFRDNIVRARLYGYMMIPDDREFMQDRKSGGSGGSTEEAANLAAFMALSMKPGVIYLIGSGSTTKQLTDRLGLDGTLLGVDAVRDGKLIGKDLTEAGIKEILSGVERNKRVLIITVIGGQGHIFGRGNQQLSPEVIRMIPKENITVIATPAKMAQLFGKSLIADTGDCALDRELSGYIPVVTGHARKMMAKVS; encoded by the coding sequence ATGAAGATAGGCTTCCTCATTAACCCTGTGGCAGGAATGGGGGGCAAGGTGGCCCTCAAGGGAACCGACGGAGAGGAGACTCTCCGCCGGGCCCTTGAGCTCGGCGCCGTGCCGATGGCCGGCACGCGCGCCGAGGAGGCTGTAAAAGAGTTTGCCGAAAACGCGGGAGACTGCCGTTTTTACAGTCCATCGGGCGGCATGGGAGCCGATTTGCTTAAATCCTACGGTTTAGAGACTGAACTGCTCTTTGACCCGTCGACACATACGACACCGGCCGACACGAAACGCGCAGCTGAGATGATGCTTGAGCGCGGTGTCGGTCTTGTCGTATTCGCTGGGGGAGACGGTACGGCGCGCGATATTTGCTCCGTCATCGGCGAGCGCCTCCCCGTCGTCGGCATCCCCGCCGGAGTCAAGATACATTCCGGCGTCTACGCCAAGAGGCCGAAAGACGCGGGGCTGCTCATCAATAACTTCCTGCTTGGAAAAGTCAAGCGCTTCACGACTGCGGAGGTCGTCGACATTGACGAAGAGGCCTTCCGTGACAATATTGTGCGCGCGCGCCTCTACGGCTACATGATGATCCCCGACGACCGCGAGTTCATGCAGGACCGCAAGTCCGGCGGCAGCGGCGGCTCGACAGAGGAAGCGGCCAATCTCGCCGCCTTCATGGCCCTCTCCATGAAGCCTGGCGTAATATACCTCATCGGCTCGGGCTCGACCACCAAACAGCTTACGGACCGTCTCGGCCTTGATGGCACCCTGCTCGGCGTGGACGCCGTCAGGGACGGAAAACTCATCGGCAAAGACCTTACCGAGGCGGGTATAAAAGAGATACTTTCCGGCGTCGAGAGGAATAAGAGAGTGCTCATAATCACGGTGATCGGAGGACAGGGGCACATATTCGGACGCGGCAACCAGCAGCTGAGCCCCGAGGTCATCCGCATGATACCGAAAGAAAACATCACTGTAATCGCGACGCCCGCGAAGATGGCGCAGCTCTTTGGCAAAAGCCTGATCGCCGACACCGGCGACTGTGCGCTTGACCGGGAGCTTTCGGGGTACATCCCCGTCGTCACCGGACACGCGCGGAAGATGATGGCCAAAGTCTCATAA
- the gcvPB gene encoding aminomethyl-transferring glycine dehydrogenase subunit GcvPB, whose product MNNLERLKKFHQAKWNEPIIYEISEPGARAVLVPGPCCDCTSTEEALATLPAGMVRKEKANLPEIAQLQLVRHYNHLSQENIGVDGNIDIGQGTCTMKYSPKINDRLAGLPKVANMHPLQPDETAQGILELFYKTGELFKEISGLDVFSMQPGGGSHGVLALASIVRAYWRDKGEEEKRDEIITTLFSHPADCAVPTAKGYKVTIIQPDAEGYPDIEAFKAAISDRTAAIFFTNPEDTGIFNVRIKEFTRLAHEKGILCCYDQANANGLLGITRTAEANFDMSFFNLHKTFGAPHGCGGPATGLVAAKKELRPYMPVPLVEYAPEKGYYLDFDLPKSCGKIKSFWGVAPVVVKAYSWIMSLGADGLREVSRVAILNNNYCMKKILAIKGASISFPSHPSRIEQARYSWQKMKEDTGFGTADVQRCIADFGTHYWSSHEPFVIPEPFTIEPSESYSKQDIDDYCAVLAEISRMCYEEPEAVKHAPVNSTVHHIDHDYFDDPAKYAITWRAYNKKYKGYFEPK is encoded by the coding sequence ATGAACAATCTGGAAAGACTAAAGAAATTTCATCAGGCTAAATGGAATGAGCCGATAATCTATGAGATAAGCGAGCCCGGCGCGCGCGCCGTCCTCGTTCCCGGCCCCTGCTGCGACTGCACGAGCACGGAAGAGGCTCTCGCCACCCTGCCCGCTGGCATGGTGCGCAAAGAGAAGGCCAACCTTCCCGAAATAGCGCAGCTCCAGCTTGTGCGCCACTACAACCACCTCTCGCAGGAGAACATCGGCGTCGACGGAAACATCGACATCGGTCAGGGAACCTGCACAATGAAGTACAGCCCGAAGATCAACGACCGCCTCGCGGGACTTCCCAAGGTTGCCAACATGCACCCGCTCCAGCCCGACGAGACCGCTCAGGGCATCCTTGAGCTCTTCTATAAGACCGGCGAGCTCTTCAAAGAGATATCCGGACTCGACGTCTTCTCGATGCAGCCAGGCGGCGGTTCGCACGGCGTTCTCGCCCTCGCTTCGATAGTCCGCGCCTACTGGCGCGACAAGGGCGAAGAGGAGAAGCGCGACGAAATAATCACGACCCTCTTCTCACATCCCGCCGACTGTGCCGTTCCGACGGCGAAGGGCTACAAAGTTACCATCATTCAGCCTGACGCGGAGGGATATCCCGACATCGAAGCCTTCAAGGCGGCGATCTCCGACCGCACGGCGGCGATATTCTTCACAAACCCGGAAGATACGGGAATCTTCAACGTCCGTATCAAGGAATTTACGCGCCTTGCCCATGAAAAGGGAATCCTCTGCTGCTACGACCAGGCGAACGCCAACGGCCTGCTTGGAATTACCCGCACCGCCGAGGCCAACTTTGACATGTCATTCTTCAACCTCCACAAGACCTTCGGCGCTCCGCACGGATGCGGCGGCCCCGCCACGGGACTTGTCGCGGCCAAGAAGGAGCTGCGTCCCTACATGCCCGTCCCCCTCGTTGAGTACGCGCCGGAGAAGGGCTACTACCTGGACTTCGATCTGCCGAAATCATGCGGCAAGATTAAGTCCTTCTGGGGAGTCGCGCCCGTTGTCGTCAAGGCCTACTCCTGGATCATGTCGCTCGGCGCGGACGGCCTGCGCGAAGTTTCACGCGTAGCCATCCTCAACAATAACTACTGCATGAAGAAGATCCTCGCGATAAAGGGCGCCTCGATCAGCTTCCCGAGCCACCCCTCACGCATCGAACAGGCCCGCTACAGCTGGCAGAAGATGAAAGAGGACACCGGCTTCGGCACCGCGGACGTGCAGCGCTGCATCGCGGACTTCGGCACCCACTACTGGTCGAGCCACGAACCATTCGTCATCCCCGAGCCCTTTACGATCGAGCCCAGCGAATCATACTCCAAGCAGGACATTGATGATTACTGCGCGGTCCTCGCGGAGATATCGCGCATGTGCTACGAGGAGCCCGAGGCTGTCAAACACGCCCCCGTGAACAGCACGGTGCACCACATCGATCACGATTACTTTGACGATCCGGCTAAGTACGCGATCACCTGGCGCGCCTACAACAAGAAGTACAAAGGCTACTTCGAGCCTAAATAG
- the gcvPA gene encoding aminomethyl-transferring glycine dehydrogenase subunit GcvPA, whose translation MSKKMYPYIPNSEAAVQAEMLKFIGVDSVEELIADIPEDMRMKQAMKLPEPICDEAGLFRHVSTMLDKNRTAQELVCFLGAGCYNRYVPAVVDEVINRSEFLTAYAGEPYEDHGRFHAMFEYQSMMAELLDMDVCNVPNYDGSQAVGTALRMATRIARRKEVLIPRNINPDTLRAVQTYLQPDVKVTFVDYGSKTGRICLDSLKEKLTENVAAVLVMNPNFFGVIEDKAQEIADMAHAKGALMVAYVEPSTLGVLTPPSHYGADIACGDIQGLGLHMNYGGGVAGFIATADDPRFVDEYPSRLFGIAPTSEKEWGFGDVLWERTSFANRDSAKEFVGTHSALWGIAAGVYLAAMGPQGMKEIGEAVVQRQLCLKKVLSGVKGLSFDRLSGTPFQEVVADFSASGKKVSEINKKLLEKGILGGYDLGRNFPELEGCMLLAVTEQTSADDIKALASALSEILA comes from the coding sequence ATGTCAAAGAAGATGTATCCCTATATCCCCAACTCTGAGGCGGCCGTACAGGCCGAGATGCTCAAGTTCATAGGAGTGGATTCGGTCGAGGAGCTGATTGCAGACATTCCTGAAGATATGCGCATGAAGCAGGCGATGAAGCTGCCCGAACCTATCTGTGATGAGGCTGGACTTTTCCGTCATGTCAGCACGATGCTAGACAAAAATAGGACCGCGCAGGAGCTGGTTTGCTTCCTCGGCGCGGGCTGCTACAACCGTTACGTACCGGCGGTCGTAGACGAGGTAATCAACCGCTCCGAGTTCCTCACCGCCTACGCCGGCGAGCCTTACGAGGACCACGGCCGTTTCCACGCGATGTTTGAATACCAGTCGATGATGGCCGAGCTGCTTGACATGGACGTCTGCAACGTGCCGAACTACGATGGAAGCCAGGCTGTAGGCACGGCGCTCCGCATGGCGACGCGCATCGCGCGCCGCAAAGAGGTGCTCATCCCCCGCAACATCAACCCCGACACGCTGAGGGCGGTGCAGACCTACCTCCAGCCCGACGTCAAGGTTACCTTTGTAGATTATGGTTCAAAGACTGGGCGTATCTGTCTCGACAGCCTCAAAGAGAAGCTCACCGAAAACGTCGCCGCCGTACTTGTGATGAATCCCAACTTCTTCGGCGTCATCGAAGATAAGGCCCAGGAGATAGCCGATATGGCTCACGCCAAGGGCGCTCTGATGGTCGCCTACGTCGAGCCCTCGACGCTTGGCGTGCTTACGCCTCCCTCGCACTACGGCGCGGACATCGCCTGCGGAGACATCCAGGGACTTGGCCTCCATATGAACTATGGCGGCGGAGTGGCCGGTTTCATCGCTACCGCTGACGACCCGCGCTTCGTTGACGAATATCCCTCGCGCCTCTTCGGCATCGCGCCGACGAGTGAGAAGGAGTGGGGCTTCGGAGACGTTCTCTGGGAGCGCACCTCGTTCGCGAACCGTGACAGCGCCAAAGAGTTCGTAGGAACGCATTCGGCGCTCTGGGGCATCGCCGCGGGCGTATACCTCGCCGCGATGGGGCCGCAGGGCATGAAAGAGATTGGCGAAGCCGTCGTGCAGCGTCAGCTCTGCCTGAAGAAGGTGCTCTCAGGAGTGAAGGGACTCTCCTTCGACAGACTCTCCGGCACCCCCTTCCAGGAGGTCGTCGCCGACTTCTCCGCGAGCGGCAAAAAGGTCTCCGAGATCAACAAGAAGCTGCTTGAAAAGGGTATCCTCGGCGGCTACGACCTCGGCAGAAACTTCCCCGAACTCGAGGGCTGCATGCTTCTCGCGGTGACCGAGCAGACCTCGGCGGACGATATCAAAGCTCTTGCTTCGGCACTGAGCGAGATCCTGGCGTAA
- a CDS encoding SDR family NAD(P)-dependent oxidoreductase yields the protein MLDLNKLCGMNGKTAIITGAASGIGAGIARFFANAGVSVVIADINEELADKVVKEIKDAGGKAEFIKCNVTKEADCKELADKVAAEHSRIDILVNCAGVARRHTVETLPESDWDLAINVTLKSVYLMCKHVVPHMKKAGGGKIVNIGSGWSLKGGDHAVSYCAAKGGVWNMTRAMAIDHGPDNININCVCPGDIDTPMLKSECEQLGGVYDEKYKEECAQRPMARLGEPKDVAMCVFFLCSDMAPWVTGSSLVVDGGGIA from the coding sequence ATGCTGGATTTGAACAAACTGTGCGGAATGAACGGTAAGACGGCCATCATCACCGGCGCCGCTTCAGGTATCGGCGCGGGGATCGCGCGCTTTTTCGCGAACGCGGGGGTATCGGTAGTCATCGCCGACATCAACGAAGAGCTTGCGGACAAAGTCGTGAAAGAGATTAAGGACGCTGGCGGAAAGGCCGAGTTTATCAAGTGCAACGTCACGAAAGAGGCCGACTGCAAGGAGCTCGCCGACAAGGTAGCGGCAGAGCATTCAAGGATCGACATCCTTGTGAACTGCGCCGGCGTCGCACGCCGCCACACTGTCGAGACTCTTCCCGAAAGCGACTGGGACCTCGCGATCAACGTGACGCTCAAGAGCGTCTATCTCATGTGCAAGCATGTCGTGCCTCATATGAAAAAGGCCGGCGGCGGCAAGATTGTCAACATCGGCTCCGGCTGGTCGCTTAAGGGCGGGGATCACGCCGTCTCTTACTGCGCCGCGAAGGGCGGCGTCTGGAATATGACGCGCGCGATGGCCATCGACCACGGCCCTGACAATATAAACATAAACTGCGTATGCCCCGGCGACATTGACACGCCGATGCTTAAGAGCGAGTGCGAGCAGCTGGGCGGCGTATATGACGAGAAGTATAAGGAAGAATGCGCACAGCGCCCGATGGCCCGCCTCGGCGAACCGAAGGATGTCGCGATGTGCGTATTTTTCCTCTGCAGTGATATGGCCCCGTGGGTGACAGGCTCTTCGCTTGTCGTAGACGGCGGCGGAATAGCATAG
- a CDS encoding alanine/glycine:cation symporter family protein → MYEAFSTLIGTISNVMYSYLLIIMLLAAGIYFSLRTGLVQLRMLPEAVRSVGERSVGKDSVSSFQALMVSTASRVGTGNIVGVANAIAIGGYGAVFWMWLIALLGGATAFVESTLAQIYKKRAADGSSYGGPSYYIQAALNSRALGVVFAVALIATYAGGFNMLASYNLIDSLSGYGFYDKYFFGPHNLVPIIGGASLALLVGFCIMGGGKRIVKVTEVLVPLMGVLYILLALIVMALNIERLPEVLSKIFTAAFDFRAIFGGFAGSAIMQGIKRGLYSNEAGVGSAPNAAAAADVAHPVTQGLVQMLSVFIDTLLICTATAMMCLCTGIIPGEGLKGAPFVQQSMSVVFGTVGPYFITAALLLFAFTTLLGNLFYCEGCLNYIAGRALSKRAMNIFRIAAIIAVFVGAQLEFGLVWDMADVLMGVMALINLPVIVILARTALAALNDYTAQRRLGKKPVFKAAAIGLKEKTDFWN, encoded by the coding sequence ATGTACGAGGCATTCAGCACGCTTATTGGAACGATCAGCAACGTGATGTACAGCTATCTGCTGATCATTATGCTGCTTGCCGCGGGGATCTACTTTTCCCTGCGGACGGGGCTGGTACAGCTGCGCATGCTGCCGGAGGCTGTCAGGTCGGTAGGGGAGAGGTCGGTAGGCAAAGATTCTGTATCTTCGTTCCAGGCGCTCATGGTATCGACGGCCAGCCGTGTTGGGACCGGCAATATCGTCGGCGTGGCGAACGCCATCGCCATCGGCGGCTACGGCGCGGTTTTCTGGATGTGGCTCATCGCCCTGCTGGGCGGCGCGACGGCCTTTGTAGAAAGCACGCTGGCGCAGATATACAAGAAAAGGGCCGCGGACGGCAGCAGCTACGGAGGCCCCTCCTATTACATCCAGGCGGCGCTGAACAGCCGCGCGCTGGGAGTCGTATTTGCCGTCGCGCTCATCGCTACCTACGCCGGAGGATTCAATATGTTGGCCTCCTATAACCTTATCGACAGCCTTTCCGGCTACGGTTTCTATGACAAATATTTCTTCGGCCCGCACAACCTGGTCCCCATCATCGGCGGCGCGTCGCTCGCGCTTCTGGTCGGCTTCTGCATCATGGGCGGCGGCAAGCGTATCGTCAAAGTGACGGAGGTACTGGTGCCGCTGATGGGCGTGCTGTATATCCTGCTTGCCCTGATCGTTATGGCGCTGAATATAGAAAGGCTGCCCGAGGTGCTGTCGAAAATTTTCACCGCCGCCTTTGACTTCCGCGCGATCTTTGGCGGATTTGCCGGCTCCGCGATTATGCAGGGCATCAAGCGCGGACTTTATTCCAACGAGGCCGGCGTTGGTTCCGCGCCGAACGCGGCGGCGGCGGCCGACGTGGCCCATCCCGTTACGCAGGGACTTGTGCAGATGCTCTCCGTATTCATCGACACGCTGCTGATTTGCACGGCCACCGCGATGATGTGCCTCTGCACCGGCATTATACCAGGCGAAGGGCTGAAGGGCGCACCCTTTGTACAGCAGTCGATGTCCGTAGTATTCGGAACCGTGGGGCCGTACTTCATCACCGCCGCTCTGCTGCTCTTCGCCTTCACTACGCTGCTGGGCAACCTCTTCTACTGTGAGGGCTGTCTAAACTACATCGCGGGCCGCGCGCTGAGCAAAAGGGCGATGAACATCTTCCGTATTGCGGCGATTATAGCGGTCTTTGTCGGCGCGCAGCTGGAATTCGGCCTCGTCTGGGATATGGCCGACGTTCTCATGGGAGTGATGGCGCTCATAAACCTGCCGGTCATTGTTATCCTCGCCCGGACGGCGCTCGCGGCGTTGAACGACTATACCGCGCAGAGACGCCTGGGCAAGAAGCCGGTCTTCAAGGCCGCCGCCATCGGTCTGAAGGAAAAGACGGATTTCTGGAATTAA
- a CDS encoding GntR family transcriptional regulator, translating into MTSSSVQTAAGFVYDQLRKKIFEKALVSGQRLPEVAIAKELQVSRTPVREALRRLENEGLVQIIPGWGACLASPTRQEIIDTYEVREELEIMAIRKAAKHITPLQLCRLQEQIDAEHETFVNRNLESYLTVNDNFHIIIAESSGNNTLVGYIKNILSRTFVQMIFFESFFDFDTNPSLEEHIIILEALKNHDEAESVRLIREHLRLSMEGLKTK; encoded by the coding sequence ATGACGTCATCCTCTGTGCAAACAGCGGCGGGGTTTGTATATGATCAGTTGAGAAAAAAGATATTCGAAAAGGCGCTGGTAAGCGGCCAAAGGCTGCCGGAGGTGGCAATTGCCAAGGAGCTGCAGGTGAGCCGTACGCCCGTGCGGGAGGCTTTAAGACGTCTGGAAAACGAGGGGCTCGTCCAGATCATCCCCGGCTGGGGCGCCTGTCTCGCCTCGCCTACCAGACAGGAGATAATCGACACCTACGAGGTACGAGAAGAACTGGAGATTATGGCCATCCGTAAGGCGGCGAAGCATATCACGCCGCTGCAGTTATGCCGCCTGCAGGAGCAGATTGACGCTGAACACGAAACCTTCGTCAACCGCAACCTCGAGTCCTATCTTACTGTCAACGACAACTTCCATATTATCATCGCCGAATCTTCGGGCAATAACACGCTCGTGGGATATATAAAGAACATCCTCTCACGCACATTCGTACAGATGATTTTCTTTGAGTCTTTCTTCGACTTCGACACAAACCCAAGCCTTGAGGAGCACATCATCATCCTCGAGGCGCTGAAAAATCACGACGAGGCGGAGAGCGTCCGCCTGATAAGGGAACACCTGCGGCTCTCGATGGAGGGTCTCAAGACCAAATAG
- a CDS encoding CarD family transcriptional regulator — MSLCGVGKRDYCVGDYVMYAGNGICRINDIRRERFSGLEERLYYVMSSVYDSGAKFYLPVGMEDIERRIRPLLSEGEIWAIIDETEDIGSRWIENDDSRMAAFEQILRGGEIVEILWLVKILNLHKIEMRESGRKFRSCDEKVLAHAERVITEEFAFVLGLRRENVIPRIVDYITERREARNDEGRGVGAYRADTVCHGLQRAERQGQDRPL; from the coding sequence ATGAGCCTTTGCGGGGTGGGCAAAAGAGATTATTGCGTCGGTGATTATGTGATGTATGCCGGAAACGGGATCTGCCGGATAAACGATATTCGCCGGGAGAGGTTCAGCGGCCTTGAGGAGCGGCTCTATTATGTCATGAGCTCCGTCTACGACTCCGGCGCTAAATTCTATCTTCCCGTCGGGATGGAGGATATTGAGAGGCGCATCCGCCCGCTGCTCTCCGAGGGGGAGATTTGGGCGATCATCGACGAGACGGAGGACATTGGCAGCCGGTGGATAGAGAACGACGACAGCCGTATGGCCGCCTTTGAACAGATATTGAGGGGCGGAGAGATCGTGGAGATTCTCTGGCTCGTCAAAATACTTAACCTGCATAAGATAGAGATGCGCGAGAGCGGAAGGAAGTTTCGTTCCTGCGACGAAAAGGTGCTGGCGCACGCGGAGCGGGTGATCACGGAGGAGTTCGCCTTCGTCCTCGGCCTGCGCCGTGAGAACGTGATACCACGCATCGTCGACTATATAACGGAGAGGAGGGAGGCCCGCAATGACGAAGGAAGAGGCGTTGGAGCTTATCGAGCGGATACCGTATGTCACGGCCTTCAGCGCGCCGAGCGGCAAGGCCAGGATAGACCTTTATAA
- a CDS encoding Lrp/AsnC family transcriptional regulator has protein sequence MKKPIKMSYDETDLRIIEEIRDNARISYKNLSEAVNLSVPAVFERMKKMEERGVIQGYKTAVDYCRIGYPIHVFILLHDDRCRDGVPYMLSQMESIFQFWIVSGEYDYLLEVYLSTSQELDDLLNELYKIGRTHTMLILNKLKEDSL, from the coding sequence ATGAAGAAACCTATAAAGATGAGTTATGATGAAACAGACCTGCGAATCATCGAAGAGATACGTGATAATGCAAGAATTTCTTATAAGAATTTGAGTGAAGCGGTAAACCTGTCTGTACCGGCGGTCTTCGAACGTATGAAAAAAATGGAGGAAAGGGGGGTGATACAAGGGTACAAGACTGCCGTTGACTACTGCCGGATAGGGTACCCTATACATGTATTTATACTTCTGCACGACGACCGCTGTCGTGACGGTGTCCCCTACATGTTGAGCCAGATGGAGAGTATCTTTCAATTTTGGATTGTCTCAGGCGAATATGACTATCTCCTAGAGGTTTATCTTTCAACCAGCCAGGAGTTAGACGATCTCCTGAATGAACTGTATAAAATAGGAAGGACTCATACAATGCTTATTTTAAATAAACTTAAAGAGGATTCGCTATAG